Proteins encoded within one genomic window of Salmo trutta chromosome 11, fSalTru1.1, whole genome shotgun sequence:
- the LOC115202407 gene encoding sterile alpha motif domain-containing protein 9-like produces the protein MKSDHSMGQPINFHRGHGTRDKREGAESPTSSCVSMRSDRSMDPPINYKREFIPNHREGADSPTPSYLSMKSDQSMGPSSRMMTSDTTQLSVGGVHATMLTEHHGMNRVSDLRELPQRIEDWTKEHVKEWLTSSLKLPEVATKLYEQDVSGASLVCIEKQDLTDLGVKFEPAIQIIKNVEILRNYLESVGRSMRSPESDPFRRQERFRFRAIPEARMGSHEETLDSDSVKSESVAPSLSSSWTSVEELRHSDSDVTSPIQLPMGESESIPAYGNMEDNTRQSETSISSFDHSRETAPNLEKRICPPCPFDKNDLSFTYIQNDTLPPESGPSNLIDPVHDYKILPSTEEASEKDILEKFSNEVFCFFRSLHELSHQWDHSLWGDRRARTHAWTGDWAKPAIIQYVYRQV, from the exons ATGAAGAGTGATCACTCAATGGGTCAGCCAATCAACTTCCACCGAGGACATGGCACAAGAGACAAAAG GGAGGGTGCAGAGTCACCTACATCCAGCTGTGTGTCAATGAGGAGTGACCGCTCAATGGATCCACCGATAAACTACAAGAGAGAGTTTATTCCCAATCACAG GGAGGGAGCAGACTCACCTACACCCAGCTATCTGTCAATGAAGAGTGACCAGTCAATGGGTCCATCTTCAAG GATGATGACATCAGACACAACACAACTGTCCGTTGGTGGAGTGCATGCAACAATG CTTACAGAACATCATGGCATGAACAGAGTCAGCGACCTCAGAGAATTACCACAGAGAATCGAAGACTGGACTAAGGAGCATGTGAAAGAGTGGCTAACTAGTAGCCTCAAACTCCCCGAGGTCGCAACAAAACTTTATGAACAGGATGTGTCAGGAGCTAGCCTGGTTTGCATTGAGAAACAGGACTTGACTGATTTAGGTGTTAAGTTTGAGCCTGCGATTCAAATCATAAAAAATGTAGAGATACTGAGAAACTACTTGGAGAGTGTAGGGAGAAGCATGAGATCCCCTGAGAGTGACCCTTTCAGAAGACAGGAGAGATTTAGATTTAGAGCCATACCAGAAGCTAGGATGGGGTCACATGAGGAAACTCTGGATTCTGACAGTGTGAAATCGGAGTCGGTGGCTCCAAGTCTAAGCTCTTCATGGACATCAgtggaagaactgagacattcCGATTCAGATGTTACATCCCCCATTCAACTGCCAATGGGAGAGTCGGAATCCATTCCAGCTTATGGAAATATGGAGGACAATACAAGACAAAGTGAGACTTCCATCTCATCATTTGACCACTCGAGAGAAACTGCTCCGAATCTGGAGAAGAGAATATGTCCCCCATGTCCCTTTGACAAAAACGACCTATCGTTCACATACATACAAAATGATACCCTCCCCCCTGAATCCGGTCCAAGCAATCTCATTGACCCGGTACATGATTACAAGATCCTGCCAAGCACAGAGGAAGCCAGTGAGAAAGATATCCTGGAAAAGTTTAGCAACGAAGTGTTTTGTTTTTTCCGCAGCCTGCATGAACTCTCGCACCAATGGGACCATTCACTTTGGGGTGACAGGCGGGCCCGGACACATGCATGGACAGGTGATTGGGCAAAACCTGCCATCATTCAATATGTATACAGACAAGTTTGA
- the LOC115202406 gene encoding GTPase IMAP family member 7-like has protein sequence MLQNMTEKRIVLLGKTGAGKSAAGNTILGTRLFKSQLRSISVTKDCDKKREMVCGQSLAVIDTPGLFDTKFTQEEAIEKITMCINLSSPGPHVFLIVIKLGRFTEEEQKTVKMIQKLFGDEASKYTMVLFTHGDKLQDGTIEEFLSGNPNLVSLVDQCNGGYHVFNNKDKNPSQVTELLEKINNMVMMNGGSHYTTEMFQEAEREIEEEKNRILRENEEKRNKEEENLKKIFEGEALEKARMELREKHEREAREKAERMNTAARYLGAAGSVAASGATIGGVIGGPPGAVVGAVAGAIAGVIPVLVLDYVCCIQ, from the exons ATGCTCCAAAACATGACTG AGAAACGGATTGTGCTGTTGGGGAAGACTGGTGCTGGGAAGAGTGCAGCAGGAAACACAATCCTGGGGACGAGATTGTTCAAATCACAATTACGTTCCATCTCTGTGACTAAAGATTGtgataagaaaagagaaatggtGTGTGGGCAGAGTCTGGCTGTTATTGACACCCCAGGGTTGTTTGACACAAAGTTTACACAGGAGGAAGCAATAGAAAAGATCACAATGTGCATCAACCTCTCTTCTCCGGGTCCTCATGTGTTCCTGATTGTGATCAAGCTGGGAAGATTCACTGAAGAGGAGCAGAAAACAGTGAAGATGATTCAGAAACTCTTCGGTGACGAAGCATCAAAATACACCATGGTTCTCTTCACACATGGAGACAAACTTCAGGATGGAACAATTGAAGAATTTCTGTCTGGAAATCCAAATCTAGTAAGCTTAGTTGACCAATGCAATGGGGGATATCACGTCTTCAACAACAAAGATAAGAATCCCTCCCAGGTCACTGAGCTGCTTGAGAAGATAAACAACATGGTCATGATGAATGGAGGAAGCCATTACACCACTGAGATGTTCcaggaggctgagagagagattgaagaggAGAAGAACAGGATCttgagagagaatgaagagaagAGAAACAAAGAGGAGGAGAATCTGAAGAAAATATTTGAAGGAGAGGCTCTGGAGAAAGCAAGAATGGAGCTGAGGGAAAAACATGAAAGAGAGGCTCGAGAGAAAGCTGAAAGAATGAACACAGCTGCGCGTTATCTAGGTGCTGCAGGTTCTGTTGCTGCAAGTGGAGCTACTATTGGAGGTGTTATTGGAGGACCACCTGGTGCAGTAGTGGGTGCGGTAGCAGGAGCTATCGCTGGAGTAATTCCTGTGTTGGTTTTAGACTACGTTTGCTGTattcaataa